The following proteins are encoded in a genomic region of Magallana gigas chromosome 1, xbMagGiga1.1, whole genome shotgun sequence:
- the LOC117687750 gene encoding uncharacterized protein isoform X2 has product MTQTPHIMDTASSPYGVHLCSKCPGDTAYHCVSCPCDLCPQCKENHVKDLQTIDHDVVSHRDKINYIPTQEICVRHPSHVYTKYCEPCQVPVCFHCRKHKTHRQLDVKTAYKTKRQQHRGTIHTIRSEALFYRPVLLTGIKADVKTCHTEFSPLQSEMLTKAQRLKDLIDYVVYDLLNNVFCYFDFKHRCKKQKIKMIRHIVRLRRYEHRYVQPAFTFSALQFLSFTKTALPQIHLTLHTSQLSMTESLNKEDVMESLSAIQITERGNRRVGNQCLLKLTSGAELHQSLTVTGVDGCLHISCVTSDRVWVSDHINNLMLTDATGVPLHRVEDSRRGVGLHTVNSESELIYIDRNYNINKLSKDMKTTTTFIERTDSTWEPRSVYWSPSTGDLLVGMHNIDTDIGKVTRYNQSGQLTQTIQYHNTGRELYITPNYITENNNGDVVVSDYEYEAVVVTERGGRHRFSYTGHPSGSELWPEGICTDALSHILVCDGKTKTVQMLDKDGQFLSHLLTKSQEMGVPYGLSYDVNTHRLWVGSWYKKVCVYRYITRQDALTDEHRPRPDEDTMSSSTPAV; this is encoded by the exons ATGACCCAGACCCCCCACATCATGGACACAGCAAGCTCCCCATACGGAGTACATCTGTGTTCTAAGTGTCCGGGGGACACAGCGTACCattgtgtatcgtgtccatgtgatctgtgtccccagtgtaaagagaaccatgtaaaagatctccaaacaatagaccatgatgttgtgtcacaccgtgataaaatcaactacatcccaacacaagagatctgtgtgagacatccTAGCCATGTTTATACAAAGTACTGTGAACCTTGTCAAGTTCCTGTCTGTTTCCACTGCAGAAAACATAAAACTCACAGACAACTTGATGTTAAAACAGCCTATAAAACAAagcgacaacaacacagaggaaccattcacaccatcagaagtgaggctctcttttacagacctgttcttCTGACAGGAATCAAAGCTGATGTCAAAACCTGTCACACAGAATTCTCCCCCCttcaatcagagatgttaacaaaggcccagAGACTGAAGGATCTCATTGACTATGTGGTATACGATCTATTGAACAATGTGTTTTgttactttgatttcaaacacagatgtaaaaaacaaaagataaaaatgatcaGACATATTGTCAGACTAAGGAGATATGAACACAGATATGTACAGCCAGCATTCACATTCAGTGCGCTACAATTCCTCTCCTTCACAAAGACAGCCCTCCCCCAGATACATCttacactccacaccagccagctctccatgactgagtcactcaacaaggaggatgtgatggagtcactgagtgcaatccaaatcacagagagaggaaaccgacgcgtaggaaaccaatgtctgctgaaactgacgtctggtgctgagctccatcaatctctcacagtgacaggtgttgatggttgtttacacatttcctgtgtgacatcagaccgggtctgggtcagtgatcaTATAAACAATCTCATGTTGACAGACgcaacaggtgtccctctacatcgtgtggaggattcaCGTCGTGGTGtaggattacacacagtgaacagtgagagtgaactgatttatatagataggaattataacatcaacaaactgtcaaaggatatgaaaacaaccaccacatttatagagagaacagactctacatgggAACCACGgagtgtgtactggtccccgtccactggggatctactggtcgggatgcaTAACATTGATACAGACataggcaaggtaacccggtacaaccagagtggacaactcacacaaaccatacagtACCACAACACAGGACGGGAACTGTATATTACACctaactatataacagagaacaacaatggggatgtcgtggtgtctgactatGAGTATGaagctgtagtggtgacagagcgtggaggaagacatcgtttctcctacacaggacatccatcaggatcagaACTATGGCCAGaaggaatctgtactgacgcgttgtcacacatcctggtgtgtgatggtaaaaccaaaacagtacagatgttggacaaggacggtcagttcctgtcacatctactgacaaaATCACAAGAGATGGGTGTACCATAcggcctgagttatgatgtcaacactcaccgtctctgggtcggatcatgGTACAAGAaggtgtgtgtctacaggtatatcaccagacaggacgctctgacag atgaacacagacCCCGTCCTGATGAGGACACCATGTCCAGCTCAACACCAGCCGTATAA